One genomic segment of Methylocystis rosea includes these proteins:
- a CDS encoding MerR family transcriptional regulator → MKQKDGLSIGELSKQSGVNIETIRYYEKIGVMPVTGRSAGGYRIYGADHLKRLSFVRRSRQLGFSLDEIRGLLRLVDGHAYTCAEVRALTLSHVAEIRRKIKDLRRLERVMAEMAAQCSGERVPECPVVDALFDASYAFG, encoded by the coding sequence ATGAAGCAAAAGGATGGGCTCTCGATTGGCGAATTGTCGAAGCAAAGCGGCGTCAACATCGAGACGATCCGCTACTACGAGAAGATCGGGGTCATGCCGGTAACCGGCCGCAGCGCCGGCGGCTATCGCATCTACGGCGCGGATCACCTCAAACGGCTGAGCTTCGTGCGACGCAGTCGGCAACTCGGATTCAGTCTCGACGAAATCCGCGGCCTGCTCCGCCTTGTCGACGGGCACGCTTACACATGCGCGGAAGTTCGCGCACTGACGTTGAGCCACGTTGCGGAGATTCGGCGGAAGATTAAGGATTTGAGACGACTCGAACGGGTGATGGCGGAGATGGCGGCGCAATGCAGCGGAGAACGCGTGCCTGAATGCCCTGTCGTCGATGCTCTCTTCGATGCGTCGTACGCATTTGGTTGA
- a CDS encoding TolC family outer membrane protein, translating to MSARGSTLVFICILANSASCAETLTGAMRRAYGASPVLNASRAQLRAIDETVPQAQAGLRPRVSADAYIGAQRNRLITQQRDVYLDDPTKTDHSKSIQSGASAPRSAILSVEQPIFDGFRTQNQTRAAESGVFAGRERLRLTEQRVLFDAVSAYMNVLRDTAVLKLQENNVAVLAEQLRQTHERYLAGQITLTDISQAEARLAGGKSLASAARATLDASIGVYRRTIGVGPTKLAPGAPIDRRLPKTREEAERIALGEHPFILAALHDADAADLDIKALEAEFLPRLSIVGDIFTQTDFTGIGNRNIGARVGGRLNVPLYEGGVTSSRVRQAKETAGQRRLDADVARAEVLALVRANWGALQAAKTQIASAQTQIAAAERALYGVREEAKAGQRTTLDILNAQQELLNARIGLILAQRDRVIASYAVLAAIGRLSTRNLNLNATNYDPSLHFEQVKDLWGGAQTPSGR from the coding sequence GTGAGCGCGCGCGGCAGCACCTTAGTTTTCATCTGCATCCTTGCGAACTCTGCGTCCTGCGCCGAAACGCTGACGGGCGCGATGCGCCGCGCTTACGGGGCTAGTCCGGTCCTCAACGCCAGCCGGGCGCAGCTGCGGGCGATCGACGAAACCGTGCCGCAGGCGCAAGCCGGCCTGCGGCCGCGCGTTTCGGCCGACGCCTATATCGGCGCGCAGAGAAATCGCCTCATTACGCAGCAACGCGACGTCTATTTAGACGATCCCACCAAGACAGACCATTCGAAGAGCATTCAATCGGGCGCCAGCGCACCGCGCAGCGCGATTCTTTCGGTTGAGCAGCCGATCTTCGACGGCTTCAGGACGCAAAACCAGACGCGCGCGGCGGAGTCAGGCGTCTTCGCCGGCCGTGAGCGGCTGCGCCTTACCGAGCAGCGCGTGCTCTTCGACGCCGTTTCCGCCTATATGAATGTGTTGCGCGACACGGCCGTGCTGAAATTGCAGGAAAACAATGTCGCCGTTCTAGCCGAACAATTGCGCCAGACGCACGAACGCTATCTCGCCGGACAGATCACGCTCACCGACATATCCCAGGCCGAAGCGCGGCTCGCCGGCGGCAAATCGCTCGCGAGCGCCGCGCGCGCGACGCTCGACGCGAGCATCGGCGTCTATCGCCGGACAATCGGCGTCGGGCCGACGAAGCTCGCGCCCGGCGCGCCCATCGACAGGCGTTTGCCGAAAACGCGCGAAGAGGCGGAGCGCATCGCACTCGGCGAACATCCCTTCATCCTCGCCGCGCTGCATGACGCCGACGCCGCCGATCTCGACATCAAGGCGCTGGAGGCCGAATTCTTGCCGAGATTGTCCATCGTCGGCGATATTTTCACGCAGACGGATTTCACTGGAATCGGCAACCGCAACATCGGCGCGAGGGTCGGCGGTCGTTTGAATGTGCCCCTTTACGAAGGCGGCGTCACTTCCTCGCGCGTGCGGCAGGCCAAGGAAACCGCCGGACAACGCCGGCTCGACGCCGATGTGGCGCGCGCCGAGGTTCTGGCGCTGGTGCGCGCCAACTGGGGCGCTCTGCAAGCGGCGAAGACTCAGATCGCGTCGGCGCAAACGCAGATCGCCGCGGCCGAGCGCGCGCTCTATGGCGTGCGCGAGGAAGCGAAGGCGGGCCAACGGACGACGCTCGACATTCTTAACGCGCAGCAGGAGCTGCTCAATGCGCGCATCGGCCTCATCCTCGCGCAACGCGACCGCGTCATCGCCTCTTACGCCGTGCTCGCGGCGATCGGACGCCTGTCGACTCGCAATTTGAACCTCAATGCGACGAATTACGATCCTTCTCTCCATTTCGAACAAGTGAAGGATTTGTGGGGCGGCGCGCAAACGCCTAGCGGTCGATAG
- a CDS encoding efflux RND transporter permease subunit: MMKRIIAFSVHQRWLIVLLVALAGAFGAWSMTRLPIDAVPDITNVQVQVNALAPALSPIEMEKQVAYPIENALAGIPGLEYTRSLSRNGFAQVTAVFSDGIDIYFARQQINERLTQVKEDFPPRVEVRMGPIATGLSEIYMWIVRYKENSGGVAPLDGEPGWQQDGSYLTPEGALLRTDLEKTAYLRTVQDWIIRPQLRTVPGVAGVDSLGGYVKQYHVQPDPAKLMALGLSFGNLAAVIESNNVSRGAGYVERNGDGLVVRSGGRLETIDDIRNVVATTRSGVPVKIGEIATVGVGRELRMGSASMNGEEVVTGTAFMLIGANSRTVSAAVDQKMKEISKSLPSGVEARTVLNRTVLVDATIRTVAKNLSEGAALVILVLFLLLGNFRAAFITALVIPVTMLLLAIGMLYGKISANLMSLGALDFGLIADGAIIVVENCLRHLAERRHFLGRDLSQEERLSTIVESAVEMRKPTVYGQAIIILVYVPVLTFTGVEGKMFHPMAMTVIIALASEFVLSLTFFPAMVAIFISSPVQEKENAIIAAMKRIYRPLLMWAMDAPAKTIAIGAGVFALAILLFMSLGEEFIPTLDEQNILMQANRIPSASLTQSQAMQSQVENVVRAVPEVAYVFSKTGTSDVATDPMPPNLADTFIMLKPRSEWSDPYLPKPAFISAIQRQVDRLAGNVYDFSQPIQVRFNELLAGVRGDVAVKVFGEDFDKMLKAANHIAAILRGVPGAEDVKVEQVEGLPLLDIKIDKGAIARLGLSLASVQDVIGAAIGGQRAGVIFEGDRRFPIFVRLGDNLREDTGALETLPVSLPSSSATPGPVIQLKQVARFSIVEGQNQISRENGKRRVVVSANVRGRDIASVVAEAQAKVEAKVAIPPGYWITWGGQFENLMAARARLMLVVPVCFFMIFLLLYSALGSARDALLVFSAVPLGLSGGVAALWLRGMPMSVSAAVGFIALSGVAVLNGLVMRTYIQQLIMSGIPERQAIFQGAMTRLRPVAMTALVASLGFVPMALATSTGAEVQRPIATVVIGGLISATLLTLMVLPALYTLFGGSPSPTAEQGGG, encoded by the coding sequence ATGATGAAGCGGATCATCGCCTTTTCGGTCCATCAGCGCTGGCTGATCGTGCTGCTCGTGGCCTTGGCCGGCGCGTTCGGCGCATGGTCCATGACGCGTCTACCGATCGACGCCGTCCCCGACATCACCAACGTTCAGGTACAGGTCAACGCGCTGGCGCCGGCGCTTTCCCCCATTGAGATGGAGAAACAGGTCGCCTATCCGATCGAGAACGCGCTCGCCGGCATTCCCGGGCTCGAATATACCCGCTCCCTGTCGCGCAACGGCTTTGCACAGGTGACGGCGGTGTTCAGCGACGGGATCGACATTTATTTCGCGCGGCAGCAGATCAATGAGCGGCTGACGCAGGTGAAGGAGGATTTTCCGCCGCGGGTCGAGGTCCGCATGGGGCCGATCGCCACTGGCCTCTCCGAAATCTATATGTGGATCGTTCGCTATAAGGAAAACAGCGGCGGCGTTGCGCCGCTGGACGGCGAGCCGGGCTGGCAGCAGGACGGAAGCTATCTGACGCCCGAGGGCGCGTTGCTGCGCACCGACCTGGAAAAAACCGCCTATCTGCGCACGGTGCAGGACTGGATCATCAGGCCGCAACTGCGCACTGTCCCGGGCGTCGCCGGCGTCGACTCGCTCGGCGGCTATGTCAAGCAATATCATGTGCAGCCCGACCCCGCGAAGCTCATGGCGCTCGGCCTCTCCTTCGGCAACCTTGCCGCCGTCATCGAGAGCAACAATGTCAGCCGCGGCGCCGGCTATGTTGAACGCAATGGCGATGGGCTCGTCGTCAGAAGCGGCGGGCGGCTGGAGACGATCGACGACATCCGCAATGTGGTGGCGACGACGCGCAGCGGCGTGCCGGTGAAGATCGGCGAGATCGCCACGGTCGGCGTCGGCCGCGAATTGCGCATGGGCAGCGCCAGCATGAACGGCGAAGAAGTCGTCACCGGCACCGCGTTCATGCTGATCGGCGCCAACAGCCGCACAGTGTCGGCCGCAGTCGACCAGAAGATGAAGGAGATCTCCAAATCATTGCCGTCGGGGGTCGAAGCGCGCACCGTGCTCAACCGCACGGTCTTGGTCGACGCGACGATCAGGACCGTCGCCAAGAATCTTTCCGAAGGCGCGGCTTTGGTCATTCTCGTGCTTTTCCTGCTGCTCGGCAATTTCCGCGCGGCGTTCATCACGGCGCTGGTCATTCCCGTCACCATGCTGCTGCTGGCGATCGGCATGCTCTACGGCAAGATCAGCGCCAATCTGATGAGTCTCGGCGCCCTCGACTTCGGTCTCATCGCCGACGGCGCGATCATCGTCGTCGAGAACTGCCTGCGCCATCTCGCCGAGCGCCGGCATTTCCTCGGCCGCGATTTGTCGCAAGAGGAGCGGCTGAGCACGATTGTCGAATCCGCCGTCGAGATGCGAAAGCCCACGGTCTACGGCCAGGCGATCATCATCCTGGTCTATGTCCCGGTGCTCACCTTCACGGGAGTCGAGGGCAAAATGTTCCACCCCATGGCGATGACGGTCATCATCGCCCTGGCGTCGGAGTTCGTTCTTTCGCTCACTTTCTTTCCGGCGATGGTCGCGATTTTTATTTCGAGCCCCGTGCAGGAAAAGGAGAACGCGATCATCGCAGCGATGAAGCGCATCTATCGGCCTTTGCTCATGTGGGCGATGGACGCTCCGGCGAAGACGATCGCGATCGGAGCCGGCGTGTTCGCGCTCGCAATCCTGCTGTTCATGAGTTTGGGCGAGGAGTTCATTCCGACGCTCGACGAGCAGAACATTCTCATGCAAGCCAATCGCATTCCGAGTGCGTCCCTGACCCAGTCCCAGGCCATGCAGTCCCAGGTGGAGAACGTCGTTCGCGCGGTCCCCGAAGTCGCTTATGTCTTTTCCAAGACCGGAACCTCCGACGTGGCGACCGATCCGATGCCGCCCAATTTGGCCGACACTTTCATTATGCTCAAACCTCGGAGCGAATGGTCCGATCCATATTTGCCGAAGCCGGCCTTTATTAGCGCCATTCAGCGGCAGGTCGATCGGCTTGCCGGCAATGTTTATGATTTCAGTCAACCGATTCAGGTTCGGTTCAATGAGTTGCTCGCCGGCGTGCGCGGCGACGTCGCCGTCAAAGTGTTCGGCGAAGACTTCGACAAGATGCTCAAGGCCGCCAATCACATCGCCGCCATCCTGCGGGGCGTGCCCGGCGCAGAGGACGTGAAGGTGGAGCAGGTCGAAGGCCTGCCGCTGCTCGATATCAAGATCGACAAGGGCGCCATCGCGCGGCTGGGCCTCTCCCTCGCCTCAGTGCAGGATGTGATCGGCGCGGCGATCGGCGGCCAGCGGGCGGGCGTCATATTCGAGGGTGACCGCCGATTTCCGATTTTCGTGCGACTGGGCGATAATTTGCGCGAAGATACGGGAGCGCTCGAGACCCTTCCGGTGTCGCTGCCCTCGAGCAGCGCCACGCCCGGTCCCGTGATTCAACTCAAGCAGGTCGCGAGATTTTCGATCGTCGAGGGGCAGAACCAGATTTCGCGCGAGAATGGCAAGCGCCGGGTCGTGGTGAGCGCCAATGTGCGCGGGCGCGACATCGCCTCGGTCGTCGCCGAGGCGCAGGCGAAGGTCGAGGCGAAGGTTGCGATTCCGCCGGGCTATTGGATCACCTGGGGCGGGCAGTTCGAAAATCTGATGGCCGCGCGCGCGCGTCTGATGCTCGTCGTGCCGGTGTGTTTCTTCATGATCTTCTTGCTGCTCTATTCGGCGCTCGGCAGCGCGCGCGACGCGCTGCTGGTGTTTTCCGCCGTGCCGCTGGGACTCTCGGGCGGCGTCGCCGCGCTGTGGCTGCGCGGCATGCCGATGTCGGTATCGGCCGCCGTCGGGTTCATCGCCCTCTCCGGCGTCGCGGTGCTCAACGGCCTCGTCATGCGCACTTACATTCAGCAGCTCATCATGAGTGGCATTCCCGAGCGTCAGGCGATCTTTCAAGGCGCCATGACACGGCTGCGTCCCGTGGCGATGACCGCGCTTGTCGCCTCGCTCGGCTTCGTTCCGATGGCGCTCGCGACCAGCACCGGCGCGGAAGTGCAAAGGCCGATCGCGACAGTGGTCATCGGCGGCCTCATCAGCGCCACGCTACTCACGCTAATGGTGCTGCCGGCGCTTTACACGCTGTTCGGCGGTTCCCCTTCGCCAACGGCGGAACAAGGCGGGGGCTAG
- a CDS encoding efflux RND transporter periplasmic adaptor subunit yields MTKPNSDGATGPQSDAFATRLRKSTAKLSSRSFLLVIIIVASAVIGSWFPQISAPLRFLFSSKTEVVQPAEQQSAEGLVKLTLEQIEAAKIETAPAGPGTLTKRLVAPASMTPDPDRIGRVAAKVAGTIAELRKRLGDNVALNEVIAVVDSREVADAKSGYLAAAVQYDLQNQLFLREKGLFEKKITAEQLFLKAKTSFAEAKLRLDLARQKLAALDLSESEITDLPSQPISSLRRKEIRAPIAGRVIERLVSLGQPVGGEGQAKELYVLSDLSVVQADISVPISDLAAIREGQLVLVKTPDERVFEGKVVVVNAIITQETRSGHVIASFGNPDFALHPGVLLNAEIALARTPVKVRIPRAAMQMIDNEPTVFVRAPNGFVKRKIVIGATDDVSAEVTAGLSPGEAIAVSNTFVLKAEAAKSNIPEE; encoded by the coding sequence ATGACAAAACCAAACAGCGATGGGGCTACGGGGCCCCAGTCCGACGCCTTCGCCACGCGTCTGCGGAAAAGCACTGCGAAACTGTCGTCTCGCAGTTTCCTGCTCGTTATTATCATCGTTGCAAGCGCGGTGATCGGTTCATGGTTCCCGCAAATATCGGCGCCACTGCGATTCTTGTTCTCGTCCAAGACAGAAGTCGTGCAACCGGCGGAGCAACAGAGCGCTGAGGGCCTCGTCAAGCTTACACTTGAGCAGATCGAAGCGGCCAAGATCGAAACGGCGCCGGCCGGTCCTGGAACGCTCACGAAACGCCTTGTGGCTCCCGCTTCCATGACGCCGGATCCCGACCGAATCGGCCGCGTCGCCGCGAAGGTGGCGGGCACAATCGCCGAATTGCGCAAGAGGCTCGGCGACAATGTCGCGTTGAACGAGGTGATCGCCGTTGTCGACAGCCGCGAGGTGGCCGACGCCAAAAGCGGCTATCTCGCCGCCGCCGTGCAATATGATTTGCAGAACCAGCTCTTCCTGCGCGAGAAAGGCCTGTTCGAAAAGAAGATCACCGCCGAACAACTGTTTCTGAAGGCGAAGACGAGCTTCGCCGAGGCGAAGCTGCGCCTCGATCTCGCACGGCAAAAGCTCGCCGCGCTCGATCTTTCCGAATCGGAAATCACCGATCTTCCCTCACAGCCGATCTCCAGCCTGCGGCGCAAAGAAATCCGCGCGCCGATCGCCGGCCGCGTCATCGAGCGACTCGTCAGCCTGGGTCAGCCGGTGGGCGGCGAGGGGCAGGCGAAGGAGCTCTATGTGCTCTCAGATCTCTCGGTCGTGCAGGCGGATATTTCCGTTCCGATCAGTGATCTCGCCGCCATACGCGAAGGGCAGCTCGTCCTGGTGAAAACGCCGGACGAGCGCGTCTTCGAGGGGAAGGTCGTCGTCGTCAACGCCATAATCACGCAAGAGACGCGCTCAGGTCATGTGATCGCCAGTTTCGGCAATCCCGATTTCGCCCTGCATCCGGGCGTTCTGCTCAACGCCGAGATCGCGCTGGCGCGCACGCCAGTGAAGGTCAGAATTCCGCGCGCGGCGATGCAGATGATTGACAATGAGCCGACCGTCTTCGTGCGCGCGCCAAACGGCTTTGTGAAACGGAAGATCGTCATTGGTGCGACCGACGACGTGTCGGCCGAGGTGACGGCGGGATTATCGCCGGGCGAGGCAATCGCCGTGTCCAACACATTCGTGCTCAAGGCCGAGGCAGCTAAGAGCAATATTCCCGAGGAATGA
- a CDS encoding PepSY domain-containing protein: MRKIFRGTSVGVVFALSASLAASVTFGNEVGERRDDHDIALGALERGEILPLETVLSEVRKTIHGEIVGIELERERETWLYQIKIIAPGNSMIEVHVDARTAKVLETRGK, encoded by the coding sequence ATGCGTAAAATATTTCGAGGAACGTCTGTCGGCGTGGTCTTCGCGCTTTCCGCGAGCCTTGCCGCGAGCGTCACGTTCGGCAATGAGGTCGGCGAGCGCCGCGATGACCACGACATCGCGCTCGGGGCGCTCGAGCGTGGCGAAATTTTGCCGCTGGAAACCGTGCTGTCCGAGGTGCGCAAGACAATTCATGGCGAAATCGTCGGTATTGAACTGGAGCGAGAGCGCGAAACTTGGCTATACCAAATCAAGATCATTGCGCCTGGAAATTCCATGATCGAGGTACATGTCGACGCACGAACAGCCAAGGTTCTCGAAACCAGAGGCAAATAA
- a CDS encoding response regulator transcription factor, with protein MRILLVEDDDRIARNVEEALTDAGYLVDRECDGEEAWFKGDTEDYAAVILDLGLPRIDGLTILKRWRANGRAMPILILTSRDTWMERVEGINCGADDYLPKPFKMEEVLARLRAIVRRSAGLSVPIITIGALSLDTRQMRVTRDGAHLNLTPQEYRLLSYLMHHSGRVVPHSELLEQLFSHDFDKDSNAIEVLIGRVRKKIGLDCIETRRGFGYFIGRDE; from the coding sequence ATGCGTATTCTGCTGGTGGAAGATGACGATAGGATCGCCCGCAACGTTGAGGAGGCGCTCACCGATGCAGGCTATTTGGTCGACCGCGAATGCGATGGAGAAGAAGCTTGGTTCAAAGGCGACACCGAGGATTACGCGGCGGTCATTCTCGATCTCGGCCTACCCCGCATAGATGGCCTCACGATATTGAAGAGATGGCGCGCCAACGGCCGCGCCATGCCCATCCTCATCCTCACCTCGCGAGACACCTGGATGGAAAGGGTGGAAGGCATCAATTGCGGCGCCGACGATTATTTGCCCAAACCTTTCAAAATGGAGGAAGTGCTGGCGCGTCTTCGCGCCATTGTGCGTCGATCGGCCGGACTTTCCGTGCCGATCATTACGATTGGCGCTTTGAGCCTCGACACCCGGCAAATGCGAGTGACGCGCGACGGCGCACATCTCAATCTCACTCCGCAAGAATATCGGCTGCTTAGTTATTTGATGCACCATTCCGGCCGAGTCGTGCCGCATTCCGAGCTCCTAGAACAACTCTTTTCTCATGATTTTGACAAGGACAGCAACGCAATCGAAGTTCTTATTGGGCGCGTACGCAAGAAAATTGGCCTCGACTGTATCGAGACACGCCGCGGCTTCGGCTACTTCATTGGCAGGGACGAATGA
- a CDS encoding sensor histidine kinase, which yields MRAKSLRLRLFVAAAISLIIALFVAGTGLVSVFERYVVRRVGIELDTYIRQLAANVSVNPDGSLQLNRPLADPRFDQPLSGLYWQIVDDASGVKLRSRSLWDHVIDLPQDVLEPGIVHHHDLPGPSGETLFVSERRVIYTVAGVTRRLRMTAALDRKEIIAARSEFAGDVGLSLAILAVVLLLAAWGQIAIGLRPLEALRRSVNAVRAGEQKAIAVDEPEEIMPLVAEVNSLLDAKAKAIETAKARAADLAHGLKTPLTVLATDAERLRRKGETEIADELQDLAFGMRRLINHELSRARLQSAPGMAKEGIAIRNVIESIIRTLSRSPKGSRISWRVEVSTEAVAYISPEDATELLGVLLDNAVKWSNMEVRIAAQGENGLRIVIEDDGPGVSPDQIEKLGQRGVRLDEATEGWGLGLSIAADIVEAYGGQMDFGVRAPHGFQVTVLLPGLAKKISKMSRGSERD from the coding sequence ATGAGGGCCAAGTCCTTACGTTTGCGCCTGTTTGTTGCGGCGGCCATATCGCTGATCATCGCTCTTTTTGTTGCCGGGACGGGGCTGGTTAGCGTCTTTGAGCGTTACGTGGTCCGTCGCGTCGGGATCGAACTCGATACTTATATTCGACAGCTTGCCGCAAACGTTTCTGTAAATCCCGACGGATCGCTTCAGCTCAATCGACCGTTGGCCGATCCGCGCTTTGATCAGCCGTTGAGCGGCCTCTATTGGCAAATCGTTGACGACGCCAGCGGCGTCAAGCTGCGGTCGCGCTCGCTGTGGGATCACGTCATCGACCTCCCCCAGGATGTCTTGGAGCCTGGGATCGTACACCATCACGATTTGCCCGGACCGAGCGGGGAAACGCTGTTTGTCAGCGAGCGCCGGGTGATTTACACGGTTGCCGGCGTAACGCGGCGGCTACGGATGACGGCGGCGCTTGATCGCAAAGAAATCATCGCAGCCCGAAGCGAGTTCGCCGGCGACGTCGGCCTATCTCTCGCAATCCTGGCCGTGGTTCTGTTGCTTGCAGCGTGGGGACAGATTGCTATTGGGCTTAGACCGCTGGAAGCTCTCCGTCGAAGCGTAAACGCCGTTCGTGCGGGGGAGCAGAAGGCTATCGCAGTCGATGAGCCGGAAGAAATCATGCCTCTCGTCGCCGAAGTCAATTCTCTTCTCGATGCCAAAGCCAAGGCCATCGAAACCGCAAAAGCCCGCGCCGCCGATTTGGCGCATGGCCTCAAGACGCCGCTGACAGTCTTAGCGACAGACGCGGAAAGGTTGCGGCGAAAAGGCGAAACAGAGATCGCCGACGAACTGCAAGACCTCGCATTCGGCATGCGTCGCCTCATCAACCATGAGCTTTCCAGGGCGCGCTTGCAATCTGCCCCCGGGATGGCAAAGGAAGGGATTGCAATCCGCAACGTAATCGAAAGCATAATCAGGACGCTCTCGCGCAGCCCGAAGGGATCGAGGATCTCTTGGCGCGTCGAGGTCTCGACGGAAGCAGTTGCCTACATTTCCCCAGAGGACGCGACCGAGCTGCTTGGCGTTCTCCTGGACAATGCCGTCAAATGGTCGAACATGGAAGTTCGCATCGCCGCGCAAGGCGAGAACGGCTTGCGCATCGTCATCGAAGACGACGGTCCTGGGGTTTCTCCAGATCAGATCGAGAAACTCGGGCAGCGTGGCGTCAGGCTCGATGAAGCCACCGAAGGTTGGGGGCTCGGCCTCTCCATCGCCGCCGATATCGTCGAAGCCTACGGAGGTCAGATGGATTTTGGAGTTCGCGCGCCACACGGGTTTCAAGTGACGGTCCTTTTGCCAGGGCTCGCAAAAAAAATTTCAAAAATGTCTCGAGGCAGTGAGCGCGACTGA